A stretch of DNA from Paenibacillus albus:
CTGAAGATATTTTGAAACATGTATATGCCGACGATTCACAAGGCGAAGGAGGACGCTAACATGCCGAAGATGGACTATATTGATGCGATCCGCCTCGCAATGAAGGAAGAAATGGAACGCGACGAGAACGTGTTCGTTCTGGGGGAAGACGTTGGCTATAAAGGCGGCGTGTTCACAACGACCAAAGGACTGCTCGCGCAGTTCGGCGAGGAGCGCGTGCTTGATACACCTCTTGCTGAATCTGCGATTGCCGGCGTAGCAATCGGAGCGGCGATGTACGGCATGAAGCCGATCGCCGAAATGCAGTATTCCGACTTCATGTTCCCGGCAACGAACCAGATCATCAGCGAAGCGGCGAAGATCCGCTATCGTTCGAATAACGATTGGGACTGCCCGATCGTCATCCGTGCTCCGATTGGCGGCGGCATCTTCGGCGGCCTGTACCACTCGCAATGCCCGGAGTCGGTCTTCTTCGGGACACCAGGACTTAAGATTGTAGCTCCGTACACGGCGTATGATGCAAAGGGTTTGCTCAAAGCGGCGGTTCGCGACCCAGACCCGGTTCTCTTCTTCGAGAATAAGAAGTGCTACAAGCTTGTTTCGGGAGATGTGCCGGAAGACGATTATATCGTTCCGATCGGCAAATCGAATGTCCTGCGCGAAGGCGACGATATTACAGTCATCAGCTACAGCTTGCCGCTGCATTTCATTATGGAAGCAGCCGAGGAGCTTGAAGCAGAAGGCATTACCGCGCATGTGGTCGATCTTCGTTCGCTGCAGCCGCTTGATACGAACGGCATTCTTACTGCTGCCCGCCGTACGGGCAAAGTACTTATCATTCATGAAGATAATAAATTCGGCGGCATCGGCGCTGAGGTTTCGGCCATCATCGCAGAAGAAATGCTCTATGAGCTGGATGCGCCAATTATGCGTCTATGCGGTCCTGATGTTCCGCCAATGCCGATCAACCCGCCGGGCGAGAAATTCTTTATGCTCAATAAAGATAAAGTAAAAGACGCGATGAAGAAACTCGCGCTCTATTAGGATATTGGGAAAGCAAAGCTCTAACTTGAAACATGTAAGGAGTGGTCGGATTGAAGAAAGTGACGGAAGTCATCATGCCGCAACTCGCAGAATCACTCGTCTCCGCAACCATCGACAAATGGCTGAAGCAACCGGGCGATGTCATCGACATGTACGAGCCGATCTGTGAAATTGTCACCGATAAAGTAAACGCTGAACTGCCCTCGACCATTCAAGGGAAGCTGGTTCAAATATTAGTCGGCGCTGGCGAGACGGTACCTGTCGGTACGCCGGTTTGTCTGATTGAAATCGAGGAAGAAGGAGCCGGTGATGCGACTTCGGCTCCTGCTCCTTCGGCGCAGCAAACCACTGCAGCTCCGCAACAAAGCAATGTTGGCAGCAACGAGCGAGCAGCTGTGCGCGCGCAGGGCGCAGCTTCGGAAGCATCTGGAGACGGTAACGATAGCATGCGCTATCGTTACTCGCCGGCGGTGCAGCAGTTGGCGGCCGAGCACGGAATCAATTTGTCCCACATCCAAGGGACAGGCATCGGCGGACGGATTACGCGCAAGGATGTGCTTGAATACGTTGCGTCCGGTCGCGGAGCGAGCGCTCCTGCGGCTCCTAGCGTGAGCAGTGCGACGGTTCAGCCGCAGCAGCAGAATTATGTTTCGAAGGATCCGGTTCGTTCGACAGGACTTCATCTGTCGGAGACGCCGCGCATTCCGAAAGTAGAGATCGAAGGCCAGCAAGTGCCGGGACGCAGCGAATATTTCATCGATGTAACTCCTGTACGCAATGCAATTGCGCGTAATATGCGCCAGAGCGTCACCGAAATTCCGCATGCTTGGATGATGATGGAAGTTGATGTGACTGACCTCGTCAGCCTCCGCAATAAGCTGAAGGATGACTTCAAGAAGCGCGAAGGCGTGAACCTTACTTACCTCGCATTCTGGGTCAAAGCGGTCGTGAATGCAATTAAAGATTTCCCGATCATGAACTCGGTCTGGGCGGTCGACAAAATCATCGTCAAGCGCGACATTCATATTGGCCTTGCGGTCGGTACGGAAGACGCGGTGAAGGTGCCGGTTATCAAGAACGCGGACCAGAAGAACATTGCCGGTCTTGCTCGCGAGATTGAAGATCTGGCGCGTAAAACACGCGATGGCAAGCTGACGCTCTCCGATATGGATGGCGGCACATTCACAGTGAACAATACGGGTTCGTTCGGTTCGATCTTATCGTACCCAATCATTAACTACCCGCAGGCTGCGATTGTCACTTGCGAATCCATCGTGAAGCGTCCTGTCGTCATTAACGATATGATTGCGGTTCGTTCGATGGCGAACATCTGCTTGTCGCTCGACCATCGGATTCTGGACGGTGTCATCTGCGGACGATTCTTGCAGCGTGTGAAAGAAAATCTCGAAGGCTTCAATCTGGAAAGCACGAAGCTGTATTAGAAAGAGGCTGAGGCACAAATGACAACGAACGTGAAGACGATCGATGTTCACTATATTCCGATGGTGGGATATGCCGAAGCTTGGGATATGCAAAAAAACTACGTGAAACAGATCGACAAGGAGGAGCGACGTGAAACGCTGCTCCTTCTTCAGCATCCGCCGACCTATACGATCGGCTCACAGAAGCATCCCGAGCATCTGCTTTATTCCGAGGAAGAATTGGCAAAACGCGGAATCGGTGTATTTCAGATCGATCGCGGAGGAGATATTACTTATCATGGGCCAGGCCAGCTTGTGGGCTACCCGCTCTTTTATTTGGATGGGGCGAATCTAGATTTGCATGGCTACCTAAGGCAGCTGGAGCAGGCTATTATTGAATGGTTAGCTACATATGGTATTGAAGGTGGGCGTAAACCTGAATATACAGGCGTGTGGGTTGGCGATGAGAAGATTGCCGCAATTGGCGTGAAGTTTAATAAAGCAAGGACTCGCCGCGGGTTCGTGACGAGTCATGGTTTTGCGCTCAATGTGAGTGCGGGCATCGCGCAGGATGGCTTTCGCGGCATAATCCCGTGTGGTATTCAGGAGTATGCCGTCACTTCATTCGCTGATTTGACAGGCAAGCACCTGAGTGTTGAGCAGGCTGCGCTGGAGCTTACCCCTTTTATCTGCAAGCAATTTGGGCTTGAAGTGAAAGAAGCAGCAGGCGGACTATTCGAACATCCAGCCGACACCGACGAGAAGCGTGGATAGCAGCATTGCAGCAATAAGAACCCAGATGAAAACTTTAATAAACGGATTGGAAGAACGCATGTGAGCATGCTCCTTTCGTACAGAATAAATAAGACGTTAATGTACATTGTAAACGAAAATGATGGACGGAGGAAAGCCGATGATTAATGAGAAGCGTATTGTTGAGGAATTTATGGAGCTTGTCCGCGTGGACAGCGAAACGAAGAATGAGCGTCAAATCTGTGATGTGCTTACGAAAAAGCTGATCGAGCTTGGTTTGACGGTGGAAGAGGACAACGCTGCCAGCATTACGGGGCACGGAGCCGGCAACTTGATCGCGATGCTTCCAGCGAACGGACGTGAGGATGCACCGGTTATTTTCTTCACTTCCCATATGGACACGGTAACGCCAGGTCAAGGCATTAAGCCGCAAGTAGATGAGGATGGCTACATCCGAAGCGATGGTACGACGATTCTCGGCAGCGACGATAAGGCGGGGCTGGCTGCGATGTTCGAGATGGTTCGCGTATTGAAGGAGAACAATATCCCACATGGCCCGATTCAGTTCGTCATCACCGTCGGTGAGGAGAGTGGACTTGTTGGCGCAGCAGCGCTGGATAGCTCGAAGCTGAAGGCGAAGTTCGGCTTTGCGCTTGATTCGAACGGTCCGATTGGCGATATTGCCGTAGCAGCGCCTTCCCAAATGAAAATTACGATCAAAATCTATGGCAAATCCGCACACGCCGGCGTTAACCCGGAAGACGGCATCAGCGCGATTCAAGTAGCGGGCAAAGCGATTTCGCGCATGAAGCTTGGCCGCATTGATCATGAGACAACAGCCAATATCGGACGTTTCGAAGGCGGCGGCGCAACGAATATCGTGTGCGACTACGTGAAGCTCGACGCTGAGGCGCGCAGTATCGTCATGGAGAAGCTCGATAAACAAGTCGAACAGATGCGTGAAGCCGTTGAGGCGGTCGTAGCGGAGTATGGAGCAAAAGCTGAATTCGAAGCTAAGCTGATGTACCCATCGTTCAACTTCAACGATGGCGATCCGGTTGTTGAACTTGCAAAAGCGGCGATTGAGAAGATCGGCAGAACGCCGAAGCTGTTCCATTCCGGCGGTGGCAGCGATGCGAATGTCTTCAACGGACATGGCGTTCCGACGGTTAACCTCGCGATTGGTTACGAGCATATTCATACGACGAAAGAGCAAATTAAAGTGGCGGATCTTGTGAAGACAGCTGAGCTCACAGTATCGATTGTGGAACAGGCTGCGAAGCAGAAAGCGTAAGCAATAGTAAAAGGGGTTACCTGCCGCAGCAGCGATCGCGTTCGATCGACTTTTGCAGCAAGGCAGCCCCTTTGTCTTTATGCGGAGTGGTAAGATTTAATATGCGCCTTAATTTGCGGACTGTAAGTATTCACGAAGCGTGCGGCTAGGTTGAAGCGCTGCGAGTCCGGATTTAGTGCTGGATTTGGCCAGCAGCTTCAGCTGATGCTTGATTTCCCATGCTTTGCCGACGAGCGCCAGTTGGTTTTGTTTCGTATATTGTTTCATACTCTATCTCCCCTTTTTGCTATACTTGATAGATAGATATGAGAGAGTTGCCTGCCTTATGCATACAAATCGAAGGAGACGATGTAAAGATGCTGGAGAAAACGGAGCAATACCGCGAAGTGACTGTGAAGACAGAACCGATTTTTGAGGGGAAAATCATTTCGCTGCAAGTGGATACGATTCAATTGCCTAATGGTGGAACAGCTACGCGTGAGATCGTCAGACATCCCGGTGCTGCTGCAGTGCTCGCGTTAATCGATGATAAAATGCTCGTCGTTGAACAGTACCGCAAGCCGATGGAGAAGTTCCAAATCGAAATTCCGGCGGGCAAGCTTGATGCCGGTGAAGATCCGATGGTTGCTGCAGGTCGTGAGCTGGAGGAAGAAACGGGTTATCGTGCAGGCAAGCTGCGTCCTCTGAGCGCATTCTATACATCGCCGGGCTTTGCAGATGAGAAGCTCTATATCTACATCGCTGAGGATCTCGTGAAGGGTGAAAGCGCTCCGGATGAGGATGAGTTTCTGGCGGTTGAGGCGATAACTTTCGAGCAGGCGCAGCAATATATAAGGGAAGAACGGATTAGCGATGCGAAGACGATTCTTGCTGTATATGCATGGCACATCTATAGGCTGACAGGAGAAATTTAATGAGTAAGCAGGAGGATGGAGGCTTGCAGCGAATATTTGTTGACCTTCATTTGCATATAGGCCGAACCGAGAGGGGAGAGCCTGTTAAGATTAGCGGCAGTCGTGATTTGACCTTTCGCAATATCGCTCATGAGGCAGCGGTGCGCAAGGGGATTCAGCTTCTAGGCGTGATCGATTGTCATTCTCCAGGGGTGCAAAAGGATATTGTAGTGCTCCTAGAGTCCGGCGAAATGACGGAAATTAGCGGCGGCGGAATTAAGTATCGAGATGTAACAATCTTGCTTGGTGCGGAGATTGAAGTTCGCGATGCGGGATTCGGAACGGCTCATCATCTTGCGTTTATGCCTGATTTAGCAGCGATGCAGTCGTTAACCGCTTGGATGAGCAAGCATATGAAAAATGTGCAGCTCAGCTCGCAGCGGCTATATGTATTAAGTCGAGAGCTTCAAGAGGAAGTGAAGAAGCGCGGGGGCTTGTTTATACCTGCGCATATTTTCACACCGCATAAGAGCTTGTTTGGCAGCTGCTCGGATCATCTTAGTGATACGCTGGACCCTGCGCTTGTCGACGCTGTGGAGCTTGGTTTAAGTTCGGACAGCGAGATGGCGGGCTATATTCCGGATCTTGATCGTTATCCGTTCTTGACCAATTCCGATGCCCATTCTCTTGCGAAGATCGGCAGAGAATACAATGAGCTGCTGCTTCGAGAGCCATCCTTCGCCGAGCTGAAGCTTGCGCTTGAGGGGGCTGAGGGGCGGGGCATCACGGCAAATTACGGGCTGAACCCCGTGCTCGGCAAGTATCATCGCACGTATTGCGTCAATTGCGGCTCGCTCGTGGAAGAGCGGCTGGACGCGGAGCGCTGCTTGCAATGTGGTAGCTTGAAGCAGGTTCGCGGCGTGTTCGATCGCATTCTGGAGCTGGCGGAGCAGGCCGGCCGCGAGCAGCCTTATGTGCCGGCAGATCGCCCGCGCTACGTGTATCAAGTCCCGCTGGAGTTCATCCCTGGACTTGGCAAAGTAAAGCTGGCCAAGCTGCTGGAGGCGTTCGGGACGGAGATGAAAATCATCCACGACGTTCCTGAAGAAGCGATAGCTGCGATCGCCGGCGTGCCCGCCGCCGCGATCATCGCCAGCGCGCGCCACGGCACGCTGCAGCTGGAAGCAGGCGGCGGTGGCAAGTATGGCAAGGTGAGTGCGGAGCAGTAAGGGAGCGTTTCTGGTTTGTGTTTCGTTTTTGTGTATTAAGTTTTTTGTGTTCGGGGTTTCAAGGTTTCCAGGTGCACAGCACTATCCCATCCAGCGAAGCTGTCTGCCGAGCGTCCGCCGCAGGTGAATGCGCTGAGAGCGACTTTGGTGCGAAGCACCACGGGAGCGCTCAGCGCATCGCCTGCGAAGCAGCGAGCATGCAGCATGCATAACAGGCGAAGCAGGTTTTTCTCTTTGCCCCACCACCAAGGTGGATGGCAAGGGGGCCAAGCGGAGGCGTAGGCATTCCGAATGAGAGCGACTTTGGTGCGAAGCACCACGGGAGCACTCATCGGAATGGCTGGTCCGCAGCGTGCCGGGGCCCCCTTGTCATACACCACCCAGCTTGTTCATATTCTATACCATTCGGACTTTTTGGAGGTATGGGATATGCGTTCATCTGCAATGCAGCCGATGATGAGAGAACAGTTGAATTTATATATTTTTGTCTCCGTCCTATTCGCGGTTGGCGTCGTCTTCGGCGCTTTGCTTGTGAATGCGCTGACTCTGGATCAGCAGCAGGATCTTGCCGGCGATGTGCAGCAATTTATCGGCCGGATTCAAGATGGGACGATGCTGAGCGGTACCGAGTCGTTCTGGGATCGGGCTTGGTTTCACGCCAAGTGGCTGCTGCTCGTATGGGTGCTTGGGCTTACTGTTGTCGGCATGCCGCTCGTGCTGGCGCTCGATTTCCTCAAAGGTGTGCTCCTCGGCTTCGCAGTAGGCACGCTCGTGCAGCAGTTCGCGTGGAAAGGGCTCATCTTCTCGCTGGCTTCCGTTGCACCGGCGAACCTTATCGCGATTCCGGCTTTCATAATCGCCAGCGTATCTGCGGTATCCTTCACGCTGTATATTGTAAAGAACCGGCTGCTTAGCCGATTCGGCAATCTGAGTCAGCCGCTTGTGCGCTATGTCGTGCAGACTGCGATGATGCTCGTGCTGCTGCTCGGAGCTGCGGTGATCGAGTCTTATCTTACGCCATTGCTGCTGCAGTGGGCTGCCCCGCTCGTTCATGGAGCCAGCGCTGGATTGTAATGATTCTAAAAAAAATTGACTTTGCTCCTGACGAGCACCTATAATAAAATCAAACCGATTCTGGTGATGGCACTAGTTGTACTGGTAGGAGGGGAAGCCATGGAAGAATCCCGGATTGACAAAATAAAACAGCAGCTCCAGTCACAGGGGTACAAGCTTACCCCGCAGCGTGAAGCGACAGTACGTGTGCTTCTGGAGAACGAAGAGGATCATCTCAGCGCTGAAGATGTATTTATGCTCGTTAAGGATAAAGCGCCAGAGATCGGCCTTGCGACCGTTTATCGGACACTTGAACTGTTAAGCGAGCTTCATGTCGTAGAGAAGATGAATTTCGGCGATGGGGTTGCAAGATACGACCTGAGGGCCGATAACAATAAGCACCATCATCATCACCTCATTTGTGTTCAATGCGGAACTATGAGCGAAATCTTAGAAGATTGGCTTGGACCGCTTGAGGAACGGCTTGAGAAGGAATACGGCTTCACTGTTGTGGATCACCGCCTCGATTTCCAAGGCGTGTGCGCAAGCTGCAAGGCAAAGAACGATAGTTCGAAACCCGAACAACAATAACTCCCTTCTGCAGTGCAGGTAGCATGAGTTTCATGCTAACTCTGCACTGCTCCCGAAGGGAGTTTTTTGTTCTGCTTTATTTTGCTTCTGCGCTGCTTTATTCTGCTTCTACGATGCAGTATCTACTATTTAGTACGTCGACGTCGACCCGCTGAACGAACACGCGCAGCAGCGCTGGCACCGTTGTCTGCAACTGCAGCAGCATCGTCGAGCTGAATTAATCCGTAGCCCTGCGTGCGTTTGGCGTAGCTCGATAGCTTCTTCGACGTATTGCGGAGCCGCTGCGCGATGCCATATGGCGTGATGCTCGGGTGGAGCGACTTCAAGAGCGCCGCTCCGCCTGCGACATGGGGACTTGCCATACTGGTGCCTGAGAGAACTTGGTAGCCGCCGCCGGGCCAGGTCGACTTGATGTAGCTGCCTGGTGCTGTCACGTCAATGCCGTAGCCGCGGCTGCTGTAGTTAGCGATCTTCCCGCCGCGCGTTGAGGCTGCTACAGCGAGGGCATCCGTATACCTTGCAGGCTGGTCAATTCGTCCGCCGACCGTGCCATTATTGCCTGCTGATGCAACGATGAGGATGCCGTTCTTGCGCGCACGCTGAACCGCTTCCTTCAATGCGCTGCTCGTTTCACCTTCGAGTCCAAGACTCATATTGATGATCGGAATGCCCTTCTTGATGCACCAATCGATCCCTTTAATGATGTCGGATACATATCCCGCGCCATTCGCGTCCAACGCTTTAATGGCATATAAGCTTGCCCGCGGCGCAACGCCCGGTCTCTTGGAAGATCCAGTACCTGCGGCAATGCCCGCGACGTGTGTTCCGTGCCCATTGTCATCGTAATACGAAGAACCGCCCATCGTATTCACGCCTCCGGTTATGCGCAGATCGGAGTGCTTTGCAATGCCTGTATCGATAATGGCGATACCCGCGCCTTTGCCGCGAGTGGTCGACCAAACCTTCGACGCTCCGATCTGGGAGAGGTTCCACGGCGTGGTGCTGGTGCTGGAGTCCGATGATACAGATGTGCGGCGGCCCTTTACATGAACGCTTTTTGTTTGGACTCGTTTACGCGTATAGGGAGCTGGTTGCTTGCGTGCTGTCTTTCTCTTGCCGCTTACGTTGCTCGGCACAAAGCCATGCGCATGGATTTTGAAGTCGGGCTCCACATAGCTAATGTTCGGATGCTGGGCGAGTGACTTCAGCTGCTCGGTTCTACGGCTGTCCAAATGGCAGCAGATGACACGGCTCTTTTGGATGCTTCTCACCGGGCGGATGCCGTACTTAGACAGCTCTTCCATACATTGTTTATAATCGGAGTCACGCTTGAAACCGATTAATTTGCGCGACGTATACCCGGTTGACTTGCTCTTTGAGCAGCTGAGCAGCAGCCGTTCCACATTTGGCAAAGAGGCTCCTCCTTTTTGGCAGTAGACGTTCCTGCAACTTGGACCTCGACTTGAACTTTTACTTGAACTTTGAATTTGCGGATCTTGCGGCATAATCGTTACTTCTAATGTATGGAGACATTCGTACAAGGGCATGGGTAGACGCTGACCTTACGTACATATTTTTAGGCATGTAAGGTAAACGTATCATGGAGGACTGTCAACCCGTCCTCTGCCTGCATATGAAGAAGCAAGGAGTAGGAGAGGGAGTGCGCATATGATTATCGGAGTTCCCAAAGAAATCAAGTCAAGTGAGTACAGGGTTGCTCTGACCCCGGCTGGAGCGGGAATGCTGAAGGCTGCCGGGCATGAAGTGTTGGTGGAAGCAGGCGCAGGTGTCGGCAGCAGCTTCACGGATGACGCCTACACCGCAGAAGGTGCAACGATTATTGATGATGTCAAAGAGGTCTGGGCGCGTGCGGGCATGATTATGAAAGTAAAAGAGCCGCTGCCAGAAGAGTTCGGCTATTTCCATGATGGGCTGCTGCTGTTCACGTATTTACATCTTGCCGCTGCGCCGGAGCTTACTAAAGCACTGGTCGAGAAAGGCGTATCGGGAGTCGCATACGAAACGATTCAGATGCCAAATGGCAGTCTTCCGCTTCTGACACCGATGAGCGAGGTAGCTGGGCGTATGGCCGTTCAGGTTGGGTCGCAATTTCTTGAAGCGTTTTATGGCGGCCGAGGCATTCTGCTTGGCGGTGTTCCAGGCGTTCCGCCTGCGGAAGTCATTATTCTCGGCGGGGGCATTGTCGGCACGAATGCCGCGCGTATTGCGCTTGGCATGGGCGCGAGCGTCGTCATCTTGGAGCGCAGCGCGGATCGGATGCGTTATATTGATGAAGTATTCAGCGGACGAATTCGGACGCTGATGTCTAATCCTTATAACATTGCATGCGCGGTGAAGAAAGCGGATTTGCTTATTGGAGCAGTACTTATTCCTGGTGCTCGCGCACCTCATTTGGTTACAGAAGAGATGGTCCAAACAATGAAGAAAGGCGCTGTCATCGTTGACGTTGCAGTCGACCAAGGCGGTACTATTGCAACGATTGATCGTGTGACGACGCACAAGGATCCGGTCTATGAGAAGCATGGCGTGCTTCATTATGCGGTTGCGAACATGCCGGGTGCGGTTCCACGCACTTCAACGCTCGCGTTGACCAATGTGACGATTCCTTATGCGCTTGAGCTTGCTGGAAAAGGGCTGGATGATGCCGTTCGAGCGAATGAACCGCTGCGCAAAGGCGTGAACACGTACAAAGGCCGCGTTACTCATCCACAAGTGGCATCGGCTGTTAATATGCCGTTTATCAGCATGGAGCAGCTGCTCGAGAGCGTTGCTTTTGACAAACTGAGCTAGTACCCAATCCAAACCAGCCTACCTCAGCTATGCATGTTTTGACCTATGAACTCATAAGGTGTTGTAGAGGACAACTCCCTGAGGACGGTTCATGGAGAGGGGCATAGAGTGCATGGTTGTGTCGGTTCGCAGATGGTTAAGACGGGTTTTGTTCGTGCTGCTGCTTTGCATTTTCACGATTACGATGTATGGCGGCTGTCGGTTTATTGCAGTTTGGATCACGCCGCAGGACCCGTACCGCGTTCCGCAAGGGCAGGCGCTTAAAGTATTCCAGCACGATGATTATCAAGATAATGGAAGCAGTGTTTATGAACGGCTGCGGCTGTTTTATTGGTATGGAGAATAGGTGAGTAAGTTATTCGACAAAAATGGTTTCCTTTGGCAGGAGAAATCGCAGCGATTGTGGAATATAGCAGGATAACCTGCTAAGCTGTAGATCCGGGAAAGGACCGACCTATGAGAGCGCATCTGAGAACATTTATTCAGTTTTTACGGGAACGACGTAGGCTATCCACGAATACTTTAGACTCCTACGAGCGTGATTTGTCGAATTTCATTGAATATGTCCAAACCCAAGGCGTGACGCAAGTGGCCGATATCCAAAAGCACCATCTGTCTCTGTACATGCTTCAATTGAAGCAGCAAGGGAGGGCGGTTGCAACGATGTCCAGGCACCTCGTGTCTATTCGCGCCTTTTTTCATTTTTTGATTACGGAACGGCATGTACAGTCGGATCCCTCCATTCATCTGGAATCGCCTAAGCAGGAGAAGAAGCTGCCGAAGGTGCTCTCAATAGATGATGTAGAGAAGCTGCTTACTGCACCTGATACGAGCAACAATGCCGGCATTCGCGATTCTGCGATGCTTGAAGTGCTTTATGCAACGGGGATCCGAGTGTCTGAACTTATTGCGTTAAACTGTGATCATATTAACTTGTCGCTCGGGTTCATAAGGTGTATGGGCGCTGCCGACAAAGAGCGGATTGTTCCCTTTGGAGCAGTAGCTGCGGAGGCGCTCAACACGTACATAAATGAGGTTAGGGACAAGCTGCTGAAACAGGACAAAGTGGAGCAGGCGCTGTTTCTGAATTTGCAAGGAGCACGAATTACGAGGCAGGGCTTCTGGAAAATAATTAAGAAATACGCTGCGGAAGCTAACATCGTCAGCGATATAACCCCTCATACGCTGCGACACTCTTTTGCCGCTCATTTGCTGGAGAATGGAGCCGATTTGCGTTCCGTACAGGAGATGCTTGGACATGCCGACATCTCCACGACGCAGGTGTACGTCGGGCTGACGAAGCCGCGTATCAAAGAGGTGTACAACCTCGCGCACCCGCGAGCAAGAATGAAATAAACGAAACACGGAGTGATACTAGCGATGAAATTTGAACGAATTGCCGTTATTGTGCTCGATAGCGTTGGCATTGGCGAGCTGCCGGATGCGCCGGCCTTCGGGGATGTAGGCTCTCATACACTTGGGCACATTTTGAGAGAAGTTCCCTCACTTGCGCTTCCGAATATGCGCAGTTGGGGCCTTGACCGCATTGCGGAGCTTAGCAACTGGAAGCCGGAAGGCGATGCGAAGTCCTATTATGGGAAGATGGCTGAAGTATCT
This window harbors:
- a CDS encoding S8 family peptidase; its protein translation is MERLLLSCSKSKSTGYTSRKLIGFKRDSDYKQCMEELSKYGIRPVRSIQKSRVICCHLDSRRTEQLKSLAQHPNISYVEPDFKIHAHGFVPSNVSGKRKTARKQPAPYTRKRVQTKSVHVKGRRTSVSSDSSTSTTPWNLSQIGASKVWSTTRGKGAGIAIIDTGIAKHSDLRITGGVNTMGGSSYYDDNGHGTHVAGIAAGTGSSKRPGVAPRASLYAIKALDANGAGYVSDIIKGIDWCIKKGIPIINMSLGLEGETSSALKEAVQRARKNGILIVASAGNNGTVGGRIDQPARYTDALAVAASTRGGKIANYSSRGYGIDVTAPGSYIKSTWPGGGYQVLSGTSMASPHVAGGAALLKSLHPSITPYGIAQRLRNTSKKLSSYAKRTQGYGLIQLDDAAAVADNGASAAARVRSAGRRRRTK
- the ald gene encoding alanine dehydrogenase: MIIGVPKEIKSSEYRVALTPAGAGMLKAAGHEVLVEAGAGVGSSFTDDAYTAEGATIIDDVKEVWARAGMIMKVKEPLPEEFGYFHDGLLLFTYLHLAAAPELTKALVEKGVSGVAYETIQMPNGSLPLLTPMSEVAGRMAVQVGSQFLEAFYGGRGILLGGVPGVPPAEVIILGGGIVGTNAARIALGMGASVVILERSADRMRYIDEVFSGRIRTLMSNPYNIACAVKKADLLIGAVLIPGARAPHLVTEEMVQTMKKGAVIVDVAVDQGGTIATIDRVTTHKDPVYEKHGVLHYAVANMPGAVPRTSTLALTNVTIPYALELAGKGLDDAVRANEPLRKGVNTYKGRVTHPQVASAVNMPFISMEQLLESVAFDKLS
- the xerD gene encoding site-specific tyrosine recombinase XerD, giving the protein MRAHLRTFIQFLRERRRLSTNTLDSYERDLSNFIEYVQTQGVTQVADIQKHHLSLYMLQLKQQGRAVATMSRHLVSIRAFFHFLITERHVQSDPSIHLESPKQEKKLPKVLSIDDVEKLLTAPDTSNNAGIRDSAMLEVLYATGIRVSELIALNCDHINLSLGFIRCMGAADKERIVPFGAVAAEALNTYINEVRDKLLKQDKVEQALFLNLQGARITRQGFWKIIKKYAAEANIVSDITPHTLRHSFAAHLLENGADLRSVQEMLGHADISTTQVYVGLTKPRIKEVYNLAHPRARMK
- a CDS encoding DUF4227 family protein; this translates as MVVSVRRWLRRVLFVLLLCIFTITMYGGCRFIAVWITPQDPYRVPQGQALKVFQHDDYQDNGSSVYERLRLFYWYGE